AGGTAGGCGACGAACCGGCGGATGTTGTCGAAGATGATCCGCCCCTCCCGTATGGCGCCGACGATGGTCGGGAAGGCGTCGTCGAGGAGGATCATGGCGGCCGCCTCGCGCGCCACGTCCGTCCCCCGCCGGCCCATCGCGACGCCGATATCCGCCTGCCTGAGGGCCGGGGCATCGTTGACGCCGTCGCCGGTCATGGCGACGACCTCGCCCCTCTCCTGGAAGGCGCGGACCAGCGCCAACTTCTCGGCCGGGCTCACCCGCGCGAACACGGCGACATCCTCCAGGCCGCCCGGCGGACCGGCGCCGGGGACGCCCTCGACGACGCGGTCACGCGGACCGGCAAGCCCGACGGCAAGGGCGATGCTGCGGGCGGTGACGGCGTGGTCGCCGGTGACCATGACCGCCCGGATTCCGGCGTCTCGGCAGGCTGCCATCGCCTCCGGCACGTCCTCCCGGGCGGGGTCTTCCAGCCCAACCAGGCCGAGGAAGGTGAGCTCCTCGAACGGGTGGACATCCATCGCGTCCACCGTCCGCTCGGCGCAGGCGATGACCCGGAGGCCGCCCGCACCCAGTTCCTCGACACGGCGTCGCCAGAGGTCGCGGCCGCCGTCGTCGAGCGGTCGGTCGCGCTCGCCGTCACCGATGCGTCGCGAGGCGGCGAGCACGGCTTCCGGGGCGCCCTTGACCACCACCAAGTAGTGGGATCCCAACGCGTGGCCGGTGGCCATCAAGCGCGTGGCGGCGTCGAAGGCCCGCTTGCGGATCATAGGCCGGTCTCGCAGGACCGTGGCGCGGTCCAGGCCGGCGGACCGGCCCGCCTGCAGCAGCGCCTGTTCCATGGGGTCGCCGCTGCCCTCTCCTGCGCCGGACCCGAGCGAGGCGTCGTTGCAGAGCACCGCGGCGCGGAGCAGCCGTTCCGCCTCGGATGCGGCGTGGAGGCCTCGCGCCGCCTGATCGTCCTGTCCAGAGGGTAGCGACAACTGCCGCACCGTCATCCGGTTCTCGGTGAGCGTGCCCGTCTTGTCGGTCAGAATGAGTGTCGTGGCGCCGAGGGTCTCGACGGCCGACAGGTGCTCGATCAGCGCGTTCTTCCGCGCCATCCGCCACATCCCGCGCGCGAGCGCCAGGGTCGCGACGATGGGCAGGCCTTCCGGGATGGCCGCCACCGCCAGCGCGATGCTGGCCTCGGTCATGAGGCGGAGATCCTTTCCGGTCGCGATGCCGAGGCCGGCGAGGATGACCGCCACCGTCAGAACAACGCAGACCATCTGGCCGGACAGGCGCTGCAGCCGTCGTTCCAGGGGCGAGCCGTCGGGCGCGGCCTGTTCCACGAGCCGCGAGATGCCGCCGAGCTCGGTCGCCGGGCCGGTCGCGACCACGACACCCATACCGCTCCCACGAACGACCAGCGTGCCCCGGAACAGCATCGAGGAACGCTCGGCAAGGCGTGCCTGCGCGGCGACCGGATCGACCGACTTGTCGACCGGCACGGATTCTCCCGTCAGCGTCGACTCGTCCGCGCCCAGGTTGGACGCCTCGACCAACCGGATGTCGGCCGGGACCGCGTCGCCGCCCTCGACCAGCACGATATCGCCCGGCACGAGGTCTTCGGCGGGCAGAACCCGGGTGTGACCGTCGCGGCGAACGCGGGTTGAGCGGGTCCCGAGCGCCCGCAAGCCCTCGACGGACCGGACTGCCCGCAGCTCGGTGAAGAAGCCCAGGCCTGTGTTGACGGCGAGGACGGCTATGACGGCGACCGCCTCCCGCCAATCGCCGAAGGAGAGCGAGAGCCCACCGGCCGCCGCGAGCAGGTAGACGACGGGGCTCGCGAACTGGTGCAGGAGCAGGCTGAGCTTGCCGGCTCTCTTCTTCGGGGCGATGACGTTCGCGCCAGCCTTCGCGCGCCGTTGCCGGGCCTCCGCGTCCGTCAGGCCCGCGTGCAGGGAGGTTCCGAATGCCTTCGAGACCTCCGCGAGCGGGAGGGCATGGATGGGCTTCGTCCCTGCCGCCGGCCAGCCCGCCGTGTCCTCCGGCTCGGCCAGCCCAGGTTCCTTGGCGAGACCCGGCTCATGCATGGCGCAGCCGGTCGAGGGACACGCCGTTCGGGCAGAACTCCGGGTAGGTGTCGGCGGCCGTCCCTGACCATAGCTCGCGCGTGCACCGGCTGCGCTCCGTGCAGCCCAGGCAGGCCGCTTCGAGCGCCCGCATGGCCTCGGGCTGCCGCCGCCGGATGGCCTCGGGGTCGAGGTCGAGGCTACGCATCAGCCTCGCGACGCTGCGGACCTTCGCGGCGGCTTCCGAGGACAGGGGAGCGG
The sequence above is drawn from the Methylobacterium mesophilicum SR1.6/6 genome and encodes:
- a CDS encoding cation-translocating P-type ATPase, with the translated sequence MHEPGLAKEPGLAEPEDTAGWPAAGTKPIHALPLAEVSKAFGTSLHAGLTDAEARQRRAKAGANVIAPKKRAGKLSLLLHQFASPVVYLLAAAGGLSLSFGDWREAVAVIAVLAVNTGLGFFTELRAVRSVEGLRALGTRSTRVRRDGHTRVLPAEDLVPGDIVLVEGGDAVPADIRLVEASNLGADESTLTGESVPVDKSVDPVAAQARLAERSSMLFRGTLVVRGSGMGVVVATGPATELGGISRLVEQAAPDGSPLERRLQRLSGQMVCVVLTVAVILAGLGIATGKDLRLMTEASIALAVAAIPEGLPIVATLALARGMWRMARKNALIEHLSAVETLGATTLILTDKTGTLTENRMTVRQLSLPSGQDDQAARGLHAASEAERLLRAAVLCNDASLGSGAGEGSGDPMEQALLQAGRSAGLDRATVLRDRPMIRKRAFDAATRLMATGHALGSHYLVVVKGAPEAVLAASRRIGDGERDRPLDDGGRDLWRRRVEELGAGGLRVIACAERTVDAMDVHPFEELTFLGLVGLEDPAREDVPEAMAACRDAGIRAVMVTGDHAVTARSIALAVGLAGPRDRVVEGVPGAGPPGGLEDVAVFARVSPAEKLALVRAFQERGEVVAMTGDGVNDAPALRQADIGVAMGRRGTDVAREAAAMILLDDAFPTIVGAIREGRIIFDNIRRFVAYLLACNLSEVMVVGLAVVSTLPLPILPLQILYLNVVTDVFPAFALALGEGRADVLRRPPRDPKEPILGRTQWTRIGLHAVAITAATFAAGAIARFQLALDPASVVTVTFLTLAFAQLWQVFNMRASGSQLLRNEITRNPWVWAALLLCTALLVGPAYLPPVGSVLGLDPLDWTGWLLVLSASLAPVVVVQLGTAVAGATDASLRSPLLEVR
- a CDS encoding DUF6455 family protein, whose translation is MTASTDKPDPFDPFGIAASMGEWCCLLKAARELRDIDAEMMATMLEADAPASAPLSSEAAAKVRSVARLMRSLDLDPEAIRRRQPEAMRALEAACLGCTERSRCTRELWSGTAADTYPEFCPNGVSLDRLRHA